The Helianthus annuus cultivar XRQ/B chromosome 16, HanXRQr2.0-SUNRISE, whole genome shotgun sequence genome includes a window with the following:
- the LOC110919864 gene encoding uncharacterized protein LOC110919864: MCDACQRTSNISAKDEMPQNPIQGVEVFDVWGIDFMGPFPNSKGNRYILVVIDYVSKWVEAQALPTNEARVVLKFLKKLFSQFSTPKALISDRCTHFCNALMEKLLARYSVTHRLSTAYHPQTSGQVENANRGIKRILEKTVGKNRKDWSDKLDDALWAFRTAYKMPLGTTPFMIVYGKACHLPVELEHRALWALKTVNLDMTEAARKRFFQIHELEELRDAAYSRSLGIKEKTKILHDKKLRLKLFAGKLKSKWSGPYMVHYVFPYGAVEIMDESNGRSWKKSYRGRAELAKKTMSQWYAGGFVWDVYTDWGLRMVRVGLLGVVRDLWETCQVKAHPLTQGKGRSNIEVKIGERILELKG, translated from the exons ATGTGTGATGCATGTCAACGAACCAGCAATATTTCCGCTAAAGATGAGATGCCTCAAAACCCCATTCAAGGAGTGGAGGTTTTTGACGTTTGGGGCattgatttcatgggacccttcccaaaCTCCAAGGGAAACCGTTATATACTCGTGGTGATTGACTATGTGTCTAAATGGGTTGAGGCTCAAGCTCTTCCCACAAACGAAGCCCGAGTAGTCTTGAAATTTCTTAAGAAGCTCTTCTCCCAATTCAGTACACCGAAAGCCTTAATTAGTGACCGTTGCACTCACTTTTGCAATGCATTGATGGAAAAGTTGCTTGCACGCTACAGTGTCACTCATCGTTTGTctaccgcatatcatccacaaacaagtGGACAAGTGGAGAATGCGAATCGCGGTATTAAACGAATCTTAGAGAAAACAGTGGGTAAAAATAGGAAAGATTGGTCCGACAAGCtagacgatgcattgtgggcgTTTAGAACCGCCTACAAGATGCCCTTAGGAACCACACCTTTCATGATCGTCTATGGAAAAGCTTGTCACCTTCCCGTAGAGTTAGAGCATAGAGCGCTTTGGGCTTTGAAAACTGTTAATCTAGACATGACCGAAGCCGCTAGGAAGCGTTTCTTTCAAATCCATGAGCTTGAGGAGCTTAGGGATGCGGCGTATTCCCGATCGTTGGGAATCAAGGAGAAAACGAAAATTCTACATGATAAGAAGCTAAG ATTGAAGCTTTTTGCAGGTAAGTTGAAATCAAAATGGTCAGGACCTTATATGGTTCACTATGTGTTTCCGTATGGAGCGGTGGAAATTATGGATGAGTCGAATGGCCGTAGTTGGAAG AAATCGTACCGTGGAAGAGCTGAACTGGCAAAGAAAACGATGTCTCAG TGGTATGCGGGTGGTTTTGTTTGGGATGTTTATACAGATTGGGGCTTGCGGATGGTTCGGGTTGGTTTACTTGGGGTTGTTCGAGACTTGTGGG AAACATGTCAGGTGAAGGCTCATCCTTTAACCCAAGGAAAAGGAAGATCCAATATCGAGGTCAAGATAGGAGAGCGTATTCTCGAGTTGAAAGGCTAG